The nucleotide sequence TGTCTGGGAAAAGTGCCTGGTATTGATGAGCAAAAAAACAGTGGACTTAAACCGGCTGATAACTCATGAGCTGCCGCTCGACCAGTGGGAGAAGAGTTTCGCGCTGATGGAATCCAAGCAGGGCCTGAAAATTGTTTTGACACCCATCGACTGAAGCTAAAAGGGGTTGATAAAATGGTAGCTCAAAATGTTATCGATCAGTTAAATGAAAGGGCATTGAGAATCAGAGAGCACATTGTTTATGACCTGATCGGAGTAGGTAAAGTGGGACATTTAGGAGGCTCCTGCTCTAGCGCCGAAATTGTTGCCGCCTTATATTTTCATAAGATGAAGCATGACCCAGCCAATCCGGGTATGCGCGATCGGGACCGATTCCTCCTGAGCAAAGGCCATGCGGCGCTGGTCCAATACGCTGCCTTGGCTGAAGCAGGCTATTTTCCCAAGGAGGAACTTAAAAAGGTTAAAAGCCTTGGCGCGATGCTGCAGGGTCATCCCGATATGACCAGGACGCCAGGCATCGAAGCCAATACCGGCTCACTCGGACAGGGACTGTCAATTGCCGGCGGCATGGCGTTGGGCCTCAGGATAGATGGGATAGCAAGCAAGGTATATGTGCTCATCGGTGATGGAGAACTGGCAGAAGGGCAAATTTGGGAAGCCGCCATGTCAGCTGCATATTACAAGCTGGATAATTTGGTAGCCATTGTGGACCGCAATAATCTGCAGGCTACCGGTCCGATCTGCGAACGCTTTGATACGAATCCTGTGTCGCCAAAATGGGCGGCTTTCGGCTGGGAGGTAATCGAGATCGACGGCCACGATATTGGCGCTATTTTGTCAGCCCTCGAGCAGGCGGATAAAATCAAAGGCAAACCGACGGTCGTCATTGCCCAGACGGTAAAAGGAAAATGTATTTCCTTCGCCGAGCATAATCCGGCCTTCCACAACGGCTCGATGACTCCGGAACAATTGGAAATAGCGAAGGCTGATCTTCTAAGATTGCGGAGGGAGACAGTATGACGAAAAATTTACGTCAGGCGTATGGTGAGGCCTTGGTGGAACTTGGCCGGGACAATCCGTCTATCGTGGTGCTGGAAGCTGATCTTGGCAAATCTACCATGTCCATCTTGTTCCAGAATGCGTATCCTGAGCGCTACTTTGAGATGGGAATCGCCGAGCAGAACATGGCTTCGACCGCCGCAGGACTTGCCCTGACAGGCAAGATTCCATTCATCAACTCTTTTGCCGTCTTTTCCACTGGACGGTGTTATGATCAGATCCGTCAGACGATATCCATTGCCAGTCTTAACGTGAATATTTGCGGCTCTAGTGCGGGTCTCTCAGATTTCGGCGATGGTTCTACCCACCAGTCTGTGGAAGACGTGGCTCTGATGCGGGCTATTCCCCATATGACGGTTCTGGTACCGGTGGACGCGAATGAGACACGCCAGATGGTTCGGGCAATGGCCAGCATTCCCGGGCCAAGCTATATCAGGATTAACCGGGCCGACCTGCCACTACTGACGGATGAAGGAGAAGAATTCCGCTTGGGTGCTCCGAGGGTGATGCGGCAAGGCAGCGATGCAGTAGTCTTCGCTAACGGAGTCATGGTATCCAAGGCCCTTGAAGCTGCTGATAGTCTAAAGTATGACGGCATTTCAGTCAAGGTGGTAAACGTAAGCACGGTCAAGCCCCTGAATAGAGAGGCAATTATTCAGCTGATCCAGGGCTGCACAGTTGCGGTGGTAGCCGAAGAGCACAGCCTGATTGGCGGTCTTGGCAGCGCCATCAGCGAAGCACTTGCTGGAATGCGGAACGTGGCTTTGGGTTTCGTGGGGATCGATGACCTTTTCGGCACATCCGCGAGCAACTATGAGGAACTGTTAGTATATTACGGCCTGACTGCCGAGGCGATTAAGGATAGGGTTCACAAAATGGTAAATCAGGAGGCGAAAGCGTGAAGATAGGATTTATCGGCTTAGGGATCATGGGTAAGCCCATGGCCAAGAATTTATTAAAAGCGGGATATGAACTGGTGGTTTATGATATTATCCAGGCTGCGGTGGAGGAAGTCGTTGCGGCCGGAGCAACGGCAGTCGGCTCGCCCAAGGAAGTGGCAAGCCAGGTCTCGATGGTTATTACCATGCTGCCTAACTCACCCCAAGTCAAGGAAGTGGTGCTGGGCGCTGGCGGCGTGCTGGAAGGCGCCAAACAAGGCGATATCATCATTGACATGAGCTCGATCGCGCCGCTGGCGGCCAAAGAAGTAGCTGCCGCTGCAGCCGTGAAGGGTGTCGAAATGCTCGACGCGCCGGTAAGCGGGGGCGAACCCAAAGCAATTGATGGCTCGCTCTCCATCATGGTTGGCGGAAAGCAAGCCATCTTCGACCAATGCAAGGACATTCTCCTGAAAATGGGCAAATCGGTGACACTCTGCGGTGACATCGGCGCAGGCAACACCACCAAGCTCGCCAACCAGGTCATCGTGGCCCTCAACATCGCCGCCATGTCCGAAGCCCTGGTGCTCGGTGCCAAGGCCGGTGTCGACCCTGAAGTAATCTACCAGGCCATCCGCGGCGGGCTGGCAGGCAGTACCGTACTTGATGCCAAGGCTCCGATGGTGCTGAACGGCAATTTTAAACCGGGTTTTAAAATCGACCTTCATATCAAGGACCTCAACAACGCTCTGGAAACCGCGAAGGAAGTCGGCGTGCCGCTGATGCTCACTAGTCAGGTCATGGAAATGATGCAGGCGCTCAAAGTCGACGGCAAGGGCCAAAGCGATCACAGCGCGATTGTGCAGTTTTACGAAAAACTGGCAAATTTCGAGGCGCGCAAGAAGTAAGAGTATCGTGAAAATATATACTTTTATAATAGACTTGTTTGAAAATTTATTGCACCATTTGTGTTAAAATTTGGAAACTTTGCAGGATAAGGCGAAGAGTTTTAAGAATATTACAAATTAACTGACTATGACTGGTGCGGTGTGCCAGTCAGGATGTTCTTAGGGTGGTGCGAAATGCTGGGGAGGGTAGAAGGACCTGGCATTTTGTATAAAAAAATTGAGAGGTAGGAGAAATAATGGCAAAGTTGTCGAGAATCGTTGTTGCCCTATTAGTCATCGCTATGGCAGTGTCTCTGCTAGCCGGCTGCGGCGGCAGCCAACCGGCCCAGGAAAAGAAAGCAGAGAAAAAAGTTATCAAAATCTCTATCGGCCTGAATGATGCCAGTCCGGAATACAAAGGCCTGGCGAAGTGGAAGGAGCTTGTTGATAAGGAATCCAAAGGGCGCCTTGAGATTCAAATCTTCCCCAGTGCTCAGCTCGGCGACGACATCAAAACCATGACCGCCCTGCGCGCAGGCACGCTGGAAATGTCCGGCCCCTCGAGCTCTCCGATTTCCACCATCGACAAGAAGTGGATGGTTTTCGACCTGCCATTCCTGTTTGCCAGCGAGAAGATAGTCGATTCGGTTCTTGACGGTCCCTTTGGCCAGAAAATGCTCGACTCGCTTTCCGCCAATGGTCTGGTGGGCATTATGTACATGGAAAACGGCTACCGCCAGTTGACCAATAGCAAGCACGCAGTAAAGACCCCCGATGATATCAAAGGACTGAAGATCAGGACGATGGAAAACCCCGTTCACCTCGCAGCCTGGCGTAAACTAGGCGCCAACCCGACCCCGATGCCGTTCAGTGAAGTCTTCAACGCCATGCAGCAGAAGACCATCGACGGCCAAGAAAACCCGAACACCACTAACTTCCTGCAGAAATTCCACGAAGTACAAAAGTACACCACTGTAAGTAATCATGTCTACACTCCGTTTGTCATCATGTACAGCAAGAAGCTGTGGGACGCACTGCCGAAGGAAGACCAGGAACTCCTGAAGAAAACCGGCAAGGAAGCCAGCAAGTGGCAGCGCGAGCACAACCGCAAGGTTGACGCCGAAGCCCTCGAAGGTCTGAGCAAAGCTGGCATGACGGTCACCAAGCTGACCCCGGAACAAACGAAAGCCTTCCAGGACACCACCAAGGACATTGCCGCCCAGTTCGAAAATGATATCGGTAAAGATATCCTCGCAGAAGTAAAAGCGGAAATCGCCAAGGTTAAGTAAGTATTGTGTGATGTAGGGGCGGGGACTAGCAAAGCGCCTGATTTCCGTAGTCCTGCCCCTATTTTCCATTTTACCGCAATAATTTGTCGCGTATTAATCTGAAAGTGGGGATGTAGATTCCCCCGAAAGGAAGCCGGGAGATGGGCAACTTGAGCAAACAGATAAACCGCCTGCTTCATGCAGCGATTGCGATCTGCCTGACTTGCATGGCCACATTTGTTTTTGCCAACGTTATACTACGCTACTTTTTCAACTATGGACTCACCTGGGCTGAAGAAGCCTCCCGTTATCTCTTCATCTGGCTGATATTCCTCGGTGCCATCGTCGCCTACCAGGAGAACGTCCACCTCGGTGTTGACACGCTGGTGAATAAGCTATCGGTTAAAGGCAAACGTCTTCTCTTTATCTGCAACAACATTATCCTCGCGATCACTATGGGTTTGTGCGCCGACGGGGCTTGGAAGATGACTGCTCTCACCAGCACCCAGGTTTCGCCGTCAATGCAGTTGCCGATGTCGATGGTGTATATCTCCGGGTTCATCTGCAGCGCCGCGATGGTGGGCATATCTCTGTATAACCTTTACCGGCTGTTCACTAACAAGGTAGCTGAGAGTGAACTGGTGATGATGACCGACACCGAGGATAAGACATTGATTGACCAGGCAATCAGCGAAGCGGAGGAAGGAGCCAAAAAATCATGACAATGACGATAACCGTATTTCTCGGCTCGCTCCTCGCCGCCATGGCCTTGGGGATACCTATTGCACACTCACTCATCATTAGCGGCATTTTCCTGCTCTTCCAACTCAACATGTTTGACACCCAGATTCTCGCCGCCACCCTTGTCGATGGCGCCGACAACTTCCCCCTTATGGCAATCGCCTTCTTTATCCTTGCCGGCGAACTCATGAACGCCGGCGGCGTCTCCAAGCGGATCATTGCTTTCGCCATGGCACTCGTGGGCCATGTTCGCGGCGGCCTCGGCTACGTCGCCATTCTTGCCAGTCTTATCTTCGCCGGTCTGTCCGGTTCGGCGGTGGCCGATACGGCCGCCCTCAGCGCTATTCT is from Anaerosporomusa subterranea and encodes:
- a CDS encoding transketolase gives rise to the protein MVAQNVIDQLNERALRIREHIVYDLIGVGKVGHLGGSCSSAEIVAALYFHKMKHDPANPGMRDRDRFLLSKGHAALVQYAALAEAGYFPKEELKKVKSLGAMLQGHPDMTRTPGIEANTGSLGQGLSIAGGMALGLRIDGIASKVYVLIGDGELAEGQIWEAAMSAAYYKLDNLVAIVDRNNLQATGPICERFDTNPVSPKWAAFGWEVIEIDGHDIGAILSALEQADKIKGKPTVVIAQTVKGKCISFAEHNPAFHNGSMTPEQLEIAKADLLRLRRETV
- a CDS encoding transketolase family protein codes for the protein MTKNLRQAYGEALVELGRDNPSIVVLEADLGKSTMSILFQNAYPERYFEMGIAEQNMASTAAGLALTGKIPFINSFAVFSTGRCYDQIRQTISIASLNVNICGSSAGLSDFGDGSTHQSVEDVALMRAIPHMTVLVPVDANETRQMVRAMASIPGPSYIRINRADLPLLTDEGEEFRLGAPRVMRQGSDAVVFANGVMVSKALEAADSLKYDGISVKVVNVSTVKPLNREAIIQLIQGCTVAVVAEEHSLIGGLGSAISEALAGMRNVALGFVGIDDLFGTSASNYEELLVYYGLTAEAIKDRVHKMVNQEAKA
- the garR gene encoding 2-hydroxy-3-oxopropionate reductase — encoded protein: MKIGFIGLGIMGKPMAKNLLKAGYELVVYDIIQAAVEEVVAAGATAVGSPKEVASQVSMVITMLPNSPQVKEVVLGAGGVLEGAKQGDIIIDMSSIAPLAAKEVAAAAAVKGVEMLDAPVSGGEPKAIDGSLSIMVGGKQAIFDQCKDILLKMGKSVTLCGDIGAGNTTKLANQVIVALNIAAMSEALVLGAKAGVDPEVIYQAIRGGLAGSTVLDAKAPMVLNGNFKPGFKIDLHIKDLNNALETAKEVGVPLMLTSQVMEMMQALKVDGKGQSDHSAIVQFYEKLANFEARKK
- a CDS encoding TRAP transporter substrate-binding protein, with product MAKLSRIVVALLVIAMAVSLLAGCGGSQPAQEKKAEKKVIKISIGLNDASPEYKGLAKWKELVDKESKGRLEIQIFPSAQLGDDIKTMTALRAGTLEMSGPSSSPISTIDKKWMVFDLPFLFASEKIVDSVLDGPFGQKMLDSLSANGLVGIMYMENGYRQLTNSKHAVKTPDDIKGLKIRTMENPVHLAAWRKLGANPTPMPFSEVFNAMQQKTIDGQENPNTTNFLQKFHEVQKYTTVSNHVYTPFVIMYSKKLWDALPKEDQELLKKTGKEASKWQREHNRKVDAEALEGLSKAGMTVTKLTPEQTKAFQDTTKDIAAQFENDIGKDILAEVKAEIAKVK
- a CDS encoding TRAP transporter small permease translates to MGNLSKQINRLLHAAIAICLTCMATFVFANVILRYFFNYGLTWAEEASRYLFIWLIFLGAIVAYQENVHLGVDTLVNKLSVKGKRLLFICNNIILAITMGLCADGAWKMTALTSTQVSPSMQLPMSMVYISGFICSAAMVGISLYNLYRLFTNKVAESELVMMTDTEDKTLIDQAISEAEEGAKKS